Proteins encoded in a region of the Pseudomonas viciae genome:
- a CDS encoding 16S rRNA (uracil(1498)-N(3))-methyltransferase, which produces MRLSRFFIDTPLSLGDHELPEAQAHYIGRVLRMAEGDAVQVFDGSGQEFRGTLAEVGKKRVRVQLDEQFTGQVESPLRIHLGQGLSRGERMDWAIQKATELGVSEITPIFSERCEVRLKDERADKRLMHWRQVAISACEQCGRSSVPVIHPPLLLADWLKQTEAELKLVLHPVAEPIVSHAKPQALAFLIGPEGGLSDAEVEQAKTAGYHAARLGPRVLRTETAPVVALAVAQQLWGDF; this is translated from the coding sequence ATGAGACTGTCCCGCTTCTTCATCGACACCCCCCTGAGCCTCGGCGACCACGAATTGCCCGAAGCCCAGGCCCACTACATCGGCCGTGTGCTGCGCATGGCTGAGGGCGATGCGGTGCAGGTGTTCGACGGCTCCGGCCAGGAGTTTCGCGGCACGTTGGCCGAAGTCGGCAAGAAACGTGTGCGGGTGCAGTTGGACGAGCAATTCACCGGGCAGGTTGAATCGCCCTTGCGTATCCACCTCGGCCAAGGTTTGTCCCGGGGCGAGCGCATGGATTGGGCGATTCAGAAAGCCACGGAACTGGGTGTCAGCGAAATCACGCCGATTTTCAGCGAGCGCTGTGAAGTACGCCTCAAGGATGAACGCGCCGACAAACGCCTGATGCACTGGCGCCAGGTGGCGATCAGCGCCTGCGAGCAATGTGGGCGTTCGAGCGTGCCAGTGATCCATCCGCCGCTGCTGCTGGCTGACTGGCTGAAGCAGACCGAAGCCGAGCTCAAGCTGGTGCTGCACCCGGTGGCCGAGCCAATAGTTAGCCATGCCAAGCCGCAGGCATTGGCGTTCCTGATCGGCCCCGAGGGTGGCTTGTCGGACGCTGAAGTCGAGCAGGCCAAGACCGCCGGCTACCACGCAGCCCGCCTCGGCCCCCGGGTGCTGCGCACCGAAACCGCGCCGGTGGTGGCGCTGGCCGTGGCGCAGCAGTTGTGGGGGGATTTCTAA
- a CDS encoding adenosylmethionine--8-amino-7-oxononanoate transaminase, whose product MGLNNQWMQRDLAVLWHPCTQMKDHEQLPLIPIKRGEGVWLEDFEGKRYLDAVSSWWVNVFGHANPRINQRIKDQVDQLEHVILAGFSHQPVIELSERLVKMTPEGLTRCFYADNGSSCIEVSMKMSFHYWINRGRPDKKRFVTLSNSYHGETIAAMSVGDVPLFTETYKALLLDTIKVPSPDCYHRPEGMGWEEHSRNMFAAMEQTLAEHHDTVAAVIVEPLIQGAGGMRMYHPVYLKLLREACDRYGVHLIHDEIAVGFGRTGTMFACEQAGITPDFLCLSKALTGGYLPLAACVTTDEVYSAFYDDYPTLRAFLHSHSYTGNPLACAAALATLDIFEEDNVIENNQALAQRMASATAHLADHPNVAEVRQTGMVLAIEMVKDKASKTAYPWQERRGLAVFQHALERGALLRPLGSVVYFLPPYVITPEQIDFLAEVASEGIDIATRDKVSVAVPKDFHPGFRDPG is encoded by the coding sequence ATGGGCCTGAATAACCAGTGGATGCAACGCGACCTCGCGGTGCTGTGGCATCCCTGCACCCAAATGAAAGACCACGAACAGCTGCCACTGATCCCCATCAAGCGCGGTGAAGGCGTGTGGCTGGAAGATTTCGAAGGCAAGCGCTACCTCGACGCCGTCAGTTCCTGGTGGGTCAACGTGTTCGGCCACGCCAACCCACGTATCAATCAGCGGATCAAGGATCAGGTCGATCAACTGGAGCATGTGATCCTCGCCGGCTTCAGCCATCAACCGGTGATTGAACTGTCCGAGCGCCTGGTGAAGATGACACCCGAGGGCCTGACCCGGTGCTTCTACGCCGATAACGGCTCGTCCTGCATCGAAGTGTCGATGAAAATGAGCTTTCATTACTGGATCAATCGCGGCCGGCCGGACAAAAAACGCTTCGTCACCCTGAGCAACAGTTACCACGGCGAGACCATCGCGGCGATGTCTGTGGGCGATGTACCACTGTTCACTGAAACCTACAAAGCGCTGCTGCTGGACACGATCAAGGTGCCCAGCCCCGACTGCTACCACCGCCCTGAAGGCATGGGTTGGGAGGAGCATTCACGCAACATGTTCGCCGCCATGGAGCAGACCCTCGCCGAGCACCACGACACCGTTGCGGCGGTGATCGTCGAGCCGCTGATCCAGGGCGCCGGCGGCATGCGCATGTATCACCCGGTGTACCTGAAACTGCTGCGCGAGGCCTGCGACCGCTACGGCGTGCACCTGATCCACGACGAAATCGCCGTCGGCTTCGGGCGCACCGGGACGATGTTCGCCTGCGAGCAGGCCGGTATCACCCCGGACTTCCTCTGTCTGTCCAAGGCGCTGACTGGCGGCTACTTGCCACTGGCGGCGTGCGTGACCACCGACGAGGTCTACAGCGCGTTCTACGACGACTATCCGACCCTGCGAGCCTTCCTGCATTCCCACAGCTACACGGGCAATCCACTGGCCTGCGCGGCGGCCCTGGCGACGCTGGATATATTCGAAGAAGACAACGTCATCGAAAACAACCAGGCCCTGGCCCAGCGCATGGCGAGCGCCACCGCGCACCTGGCAGACCACCCGAACGTCGCCGAGGTGCGCCAGACCGGTATGGTGCTGGCGATCGAGATGGTCAAGGACAAGGCCAGCAAAACCGCCTACCCATGGCAGGAGCGTCGCGGCCTGGCGGTGTTCCAGCATGCCCTGGAACGCGGCGCGTTGCTGCGCCCGCTGGGTAGCGTGGTGTATTTCCTGCCGCCGTATGTGATCACCCCGGAGCAGATCGATTTCCTGGCGGAAGTGGCCAGCGAAGGCATCGACATCGCCACCCGGGACAAGGTCAGTGTGGCGGTACCGAAGGATTTCCATCCCGGCTTCCGTGATCCGGGCTGA